The genome window CAATGTCCTCCCATCGAGTTCCTGCATGATAATCACTTAGATACAATAAACCTAATTTGTATGCGCCATggcctcataaaaaataaaagaaaaggatgcatTAATGgggcaaaaacaatttttaaaaccaCCAAGCAAGCTCCACTGAGTTGCACTCCCACCaaacaatctcaaacaaaagTGAGGACCACTTCAAACCcttataattaaatttcataattttgcaAACTATCTATCCATCTTTGTTTTCATTGACTTACATAGCCATTGAACTGTTTAGATGCTGCTTCAACTTCTTCAATAGTCGTCATGGTCACAAAACCAAATCCTCTGCTTCTCCCAGTTACCTTGTCATATATTACCTTCCAAAAAGTAAAAAGTTTAGCACATCAAAGCAGATGGTTACTAATCGTTCAATAAAAGGCGTTACAACCTCTAAAACTCAACCATGAGGATCCAAAGGAAACATTTCATTAGCTATACAAGCAATATCTATGTAAAGCTCATagcaaactaaaattttattcgTTAAATTGGCTTCACCAAGAAACCATATAAAGACACTatctttaacaaaaggaaaacagacCCAACAGTAAAAcactcaataaaaaatcattacatcAAAAAAATGTTCCAATTTACAGGAAATATGAAACAATTCTAACCTTAAAACACTCATGTTCAAAAAGAAGCAAAgctaaaagagaaataaaagtaGGGTCATAAAAAAGAGCACGAGAGAGACAATACCTCAACCATCTCAACATTTCCAGCGGTTTCAAAGAGACCAGCGAGCCGGGCACTGTCAACATTAAAAGGAAGATTACCCACAAACAATTTGAGGTCTTGAGAGAAACTTTGCTCGTCCCCATCACTCAAGAAATCCTCTTCTTGTCCGAATTCAGATGAAATGGCAACATTTTTTAGAAACCGAGAGGACAGAGGCTGTTGCTGGTGTTGAaaggagagaaggagagaaacgGGCTTGAGAGAAGAAGTGGAAGAAGGAGATAGAAAAAAGAGTGAATTGGGTTTGCTGTAGAAAGATTTTATGGTATTTGGGTGATTGAGCGATGGGAGGACCAGTGAAGAGGCAGATGCTGCAGACATGGTTTCTCTCTTGTGTGTCTTGGCTTAGTTTTGAATTGAGATAAGGTTTTTGGAGGAGGAACGAACGAGGGAACAGGGAAGGATATTTTGAAGTGAAGCGAGTTATTTATGGGCACTTAGCCTGTGGGGCGTAGGGTTTGGGCCCTTTTGGTTTCGAGGATGTAAATGTAAAGGTGCAAATGGAAATTGGGGAGTTTGGTAATAATGTTGAAGAAAGCAAGTTGCAGGAACAAGTAGCACAGGCCGTTCAGGCAATGGCATTGATTGGAGAACAAAACCCTGATAGTAGATTGTTATGATATGATTGGGTAAAGGACAAAGTACAAATTGATAGACTTGATCCAGGCCAGCAACTCTCCTTGTTCCTTTCTTGCCCTTCTcctttccaacttttttttataaatatatttttatttaattatacagaaaaataaatatttataaaaattctgatcatttcaattttataaaaataaattgtattaaaatccattttttattcatgtacaATATAACAtaactagctttgatacccgcgcgatgccgcgggtcattttttttacataaaaaatattaaaaaaaataaaaatttaaaaatcatgggTTTTTCTgtaaagttatacccaagaatcttgggtttggctgcaacgcctgacttaagagtaatatttataatattaataataaaattaaacttgtatgatccaagtttaagtgagtctgactGTAATaccggacccaagaatactgaatatgggtctggctataaggttgtgtcataaaagtgtgataattaaatagtttaattaaaaaaacaaagaaaaaaaatcaacaggaaggaaaaaactaatgaagaaaaaaaaacattgaattaattgggtcaaccttttaaaccaggttatcccgtaaaacctgagatttgcgtcatgaaagtttgataactaaatagaaaaaaaaactaacggGTTTACCTGGAAttaaccaggttaacccatcaaaccaagttaacccgtcaagcccaggatacgtgtcatgaaagaatgaaaatctgataattaaatagaaagaaaattaactttaacaaactaaactaaatgaaaaaaataactcgtcaaatcaggttaacccatcaaacccgagattcgtaccatgaaaatctgataactaaataaaaaaaaattaacattaacaaactaaatcaaacaaaaaaaattcaaaaaaaaataaaaagaaaaaacaaaagaaaaaaacagttatataatataatacaatataattataattataattataatgaaaaaacacggggaaaatttaaaaaaaaatgaaaaaaaaagtggggaaagctaaagctaaattctcagccaactcaatattgaaaaaataaatttaacaaagataattaaaaaaaaaacatgtggaggAACCACTGTAGCCAAATaaaaaccatgtaagggaaacattgtagtaattcatagtatttttttaaaaaaaaaaactacaaagctaatctctcaaccagttcagtatataaaaaaaaccgacaaagactatctaaaaaaaaaagagtcaattttgggtaaaaaaatgaaaaacaaatgtacaaaaaggaaacaaaagcgaaaaaaaacacatgaggaaagctacaatgttttaaagaaaaagacaaaaaaactaaattttcaaccagctcaatagtaaaagaataaaatcaacaaaaataattctgaaaaaaacaaaacaaaaggaaagaaaatatgtaaaaaatgacaattttggaaaaaagaaaaaacatatggggaaagttaaagctagattatcagccagctcaatttaaaaaaaaaatcgataaagataattttttaaaaaaatatatggggaaacactgcagcaaaacaaaaactatgtaggGGGAAACTATAacaatccatatttttttaaaaaaaaaactataaagttaaattctaaaccaacttaatataaaaaaaataaaatctacaaaggccattttgaaaaaaaaaacgaataaagaaatcataaaaaaaaaaaaaaacaatgtatgagaatattatagcaattcataatgtttttttaaaaaaaaattatatagttaaattttcaacctgctcaatatttaaaaaaattaacaaagatatttttgaaacaaaaaaaatttaaaaaaaaaaagaaaaaaaagaagaagaaatcaattttgggcaaaaaaaacatgtaaaaaaaaacaaaagcaaaaaaaaaaaaaaaaaaaaaaacaaaacctgcTGCTACAGTGAATATCCCACGCGTTTTATAGTATTCTATAATATCtctattgattaataaattctCCTAATCCAAGGAtactaatttatatatttttaactatatatcttcttctttttttatgaaaacatattcatcaatattttttgaataaaaatacaagacaattaaaataaatatttgtaagaatcttaatgatttaattaaaaaggaaaaattgtgtttttaaataaaaactctctttctttattcattttattttggttttgatgaaaaaaatgctTCTATTATTAGAAGCATGATTCTCAAATTAAAACTTACCATGATATGGAAAGCAaacttcaatatatatatatatatatatatatatatatatatatatagacatacgtggttgtattaaaaaataaaaataacaaaataaatattttattctcattaaatactcataaataattttaaaaaaaagctctaCATATTATGTTCCTATATAATAATCCATAAAATAAtagataatattataataaaagcaTTAATTGATTCAAAGATTATGACATAAttggaagattttttaaatattatttcaataattttatatgaaaaaaaatttctaaaacataaaacaataaaaaaaaaattaaagggccaAAACAATCATATTCAAGCACACCTAAGCTTGAAAAGATAGCCTAGACACACTTGAGCTTACAAGGCCAAACTCATATGTTTGacctttaaaaaaatgatgggtGCTAACAGGATGAAACCACGTGTGGCCCATAAAAAAACCGAAGTGTGCCTGGTCTTGGAAGACCATAGTTGCATGCCtagtttttactttaaaaaaagcttaaatGGACAATTGTCTACTTAAGTGaacaaatgacatgtcatccaccAAAACATATGATATATCGTTCACTATAACAATTTTTAGCCACTAGAGGCTCTAAAATATTTGTCGAATCATAGTCATATGCCtagtttttgcttttaaaagattttaaatgtataatttttcatttaagttctttttttaaaattgaataaataatacgTTGTTTTGTCTAAGCATATTAAATGTCATCCACTGTAACGATTTTTTGCCACTGGGggttctaaaatatttattcaaaaaactcaaatttcaacttattttcttctaaaatcacttaaaaatatcataGGGACCTTAATAACTACATTTACAACCCTGAAATGATTTTTGAtaagtctaagaactcaaagCCAAAtcggataaaaaaatctttatagaaCAAAAAGTATTTCTTTTTGCATAATTAAAGGTCTGAACCACCTCCATTGAACCTCTCCTTCAAGATGAAACTATTAACActaagatcattttttttttatttatgacatgccaaaatctctctctctctctctctaactttTTATCTGCTATTTCAACATccaaggactaaaatgtaaaaaaaattaaatgatttttatgactaaaatataaaatataaagctaTAATGATCAAATATGAAAACTCATAAAATAGAGGGACCAAATTATATTTCACATGCTCATGAACAGTAAAAATTACATTGTGGATTAAACAATGCGCTTCAGTCTATGTCCATGGTAGAGTATACAATTAATgtccatctttttttctttaataattaaaattataatgtaatgaaaacaaaatgctCACATTTACTATTTTTAATGGATGAATTTAGGTGTACATCTAGGATGATTGGAGGAGtttattcaacttttaattgcatttttttgacaaaattgaGGCCATTTTTAAATCTATAGTTCCACGTAGGGATAGATATTTTAGGAACAATAGGGTTTATtccatgcttcttcttttttctttttgtatacaGAGGGGATGAAAAGCCcaaataaaagaaactaaacCTAACAACATTATTTCTTGCCTCACTCTATTTGTAGTTGTAAGGCAAAGTATGATAATTGTTATCATTTTGAGAGGTCCATTCTCTATTGGCTGGTACTTATATACCTCTAGTTTGCTAATgttcacttttaaaaaagatagcATTCCCACCTCATTCTCAATCTCATCGTTCTCAAATTGTAGCATACTTTACCTAATGAGGTGTAAGAGTTTATCTTTAAAGGTAGAACAATTATCATTGTTATGCGCAATAACAATAATACGGTATTCACAGTTGTAGTTGGATTTCTAACAATAAGAATATGATGGTTAAAAGGGCCTTCATTGGGGGTAGGGGTAATTTTTTCAATGCTAACAAGCTTTTTGAACATTTCTCCTAAAGGTAGCTCAAGTATTTCTATAAGGTTGGTTGTTCAAGCCAACCTAGTTGATTAATGTAGAGTTTTTAAACTCGGCCCAGTGGTCACCGTGTTTTGATCGAGTCATCAGGTCAGTcccaattttttataaattaaaatgatgtcattttggttaaaataaaataaatagtcaacGGATTGCAActgagtttttgaccgggtcactgGGTCAACCTATTGGGTCACCCAGGTTTTTgacttctcttattttttcttaaacccaacCCGGTTCCAGCCCGGGTCAGCAGGGTCCTGTGTCGACctgccgggttttaaaactatggtttaaTGTTGATTGGTTAAAGAATAGCTAATTTTGTGGGAAATTATATGGTTGgtaaataagaaattttaaatacGTGTTTAGTTTAAGGATAATTGTAACATTGGCTAGTGTCGAAGTGAATGGATGAAAATTGATACTAGTAGTATTGACTTGCTAATTGAACCTCCATTACTTGTACTAATGACCTTTGGATTGAAAATGATTGGTTTCTACCTGGTGCACTTCGTTGACATTTCTCTTGTTGacactttttctttttggttagcTTTAGAAGTATCTTAGATTTTTCTTGTCCTCTGTAAAATCTCgactaaaaataagataataaatttaactcaaaaataaaatggattaaattaagatttatgaaaattaaaaatttatatttatgttaagaGTGAAAAATAAAGTGACAAGACACTTGTTAAGATATgagaaaatcaattagaaaattgTGAGgggaaattaaaatatcttgagtcttggattttttttggtaGAAAATGGAGAGTTAAAGTTGATGTTAGCAATTTGGGATGAAGGGGATGAGATGTTATAGTTTTGGAATTGGTTTTTCTTACTTCTGTAACCACCTTTGATATGATCGAtatcccttttcttctctctaaaGCCCTTTTCTTAGTGGGTGTGAAGATTTTACTACTCCTTATCCCTTGCTCTATACATTCGGTTATTGCTACAACATCAATGAATTGTTGTGTTGAACCATCCATCATATGCTCGTAATACGATGCCATGAATGTATTTACAAATAAGGTAACCATCTCTTTATCTAAAAATGGAGGA of Populus trichocarpa isolate Nisqually-1 chromosome 16, P.trichocarpa_v4.1, whole genome shotgun sequence contains these proteins:
- the LOC7486483 gene encoding RNA-binding protein CP29B, chloroplastic, with product MSAASASSLVLPSLNHPNTIKSFYSKPNSLFFLSPSSTSSLKPVSLLLSFQHQQQPLSSRFLKNVAISSEFGQEEDFLSDGDEQSFSQDLKLFVGNLPFNVDSARLAGLFETAGNVEMVEVIYDKVTGRSRGFGFVTMTTIEEVEAASKQFNGYELDGRTLRVNFGPPPQKESSFSRGPRGGETFDSGNRVYVGNLSWNVDNLALETLFREKGRVMDAKVVYDRDSGRSRGFGFVTYSSAEEVDNAIDSLNGAELDGRAIRVSVAEAKPRRQF